The Polyangia bacterium DNA window GCGTCCTCGCCGGCTCGCGTCATCTCAGCGCTCGAGCAACCACGCTGCGCCGATCGCGCAAAAGGAGGACGGAGCGAGATCTCAAGATCAGCTATGCAGCCTTGAGATCGCCGGCCACCTCGGCAGTGACGATCGGTCCCTCGTCACGACTGAACTCGCGGAAGTCGTGGAAGACTACGCGTTGACCTTCGGCTCGGGCCCAAACGGAAAGCTTCTTCTTCAAGAGAAGGAACAGATTTCTGTCGGCGGTGCTCATGAGCACCTGCTTCGACTTCGCGACCCGTCGAACGACGTCGATAAAGTTGAGGATGTTGACGTCGTCCAGGTTCTGCACGGGCTCGTCGAGCATGATGAATCCTACTCGGTCGAGGGTGGCGGTAACCGCAAGTCCGAGAAAGATCGCTAGGGCCGCGCAATTCAACTGTCCGGTCGAACTATATAGGTGTGGTTCCACAACTCGATCGAGCCGGGCGTCGTTCAAGCCGAGGCTCCCACCCTCGTCGACCACAATCCGATTGAGATGCCGATAAGGGCTCAGCCCCGCCAGAATGCTATCAATTGCCTGCTGGAAGCGGCGCCGCGCCACCTGACCTTCATTTTCTATGTCGGTTCGGACATGCGCACGAATCGTCTCCAAGCTCTTGAGGGCCATTTCGAGACGACCGATATCCGTCTCACAACTTTCGATCTCGTGAACAATGTTCTGCAGCTCCGACTCGATCGTGGGCAATTCGTCGACGCCGGCTGCTTTCTGAATGGCATCCAGAATCTCCCTTGCGGCCCCCAACCACGACGAACGGATCCGTATCTTCTTGCTGCACTCGCCGACCACGTCATGTAGCGCCTGAACTGGCTCGCCACCCGTGTTCGAAAGCAGAGTCTTGGCCTCGGAGAGCGCGCGTGCTTCATCGTTCTGCACGCCCGCCAGGTCCGCGCCCGTCCGTCGGATTTCGGACTCGAGCGTGGCGCGCCGCTGTGCAAACTCCTCGGCGCGACTCCGTGCCTCGGAAAGCGACCGCTGTTTTGCGGCAACCTCAGCTAGCACGCGTTCTAGTCGAGATCGTGCCTCCGAGAGTTGCGCACGCAAGGTGTCCTCATCAGTGTCGCTTATGGGCGAAACAGCCACGCGCGCATCAGAAGCGAGGAGCGCGCGGGTCCGCTCCACACGTTCCTCTAACTGTTTCGTTCTTCCTCTAGAAGAGGTCTCGCGCTCCGCGCAGTCGGCCAGAGTCCTCTCCAGTTCGTCTACGCGAGCACGGCCTATCTCGATCTCACCCGTCAGCTGCGCCAGCCGGTCCGCCGACGCCTCCACGGGCGGGCTATCGAGTGAGGCCAGCGATGCATCACAAGCGGCTATCTCGACGGTGAGAGCCCGGCTCTCCGCGCCGATCAGCTCCACCTGACGTTCCGCATTCGCAGCTCGCTCGGCCGCGGCCTCAGCGACACGCGTTGCTTCGGCGATGCTCTCGTTACCTTCGATGTCGTCGGCAGGAAGCGTGGCTGTGCGCCCCACGTTATCGCGCAGGTCCTCTTCAGAAGCGTGGCCGTGACCACACAACGGGCATCGTTCAGGGTCGCCATGAGCAGCGCCTGCGTGCAAGGCTTCGCGGACGTCGTGAAGCGCCGCCATCAGGCGAGCGGTTGCATCACCCAGCTGTCGTTGAACCCGCAAACGCTCGGCAGTCTGGAGCGTCTCTTGCTGCGCGGCCAAAGCCTCAGCTCGTGCAGTTGCGGCGCGCGCGATCACGTCCTGGAGAGCGACCTCGAGGTGGGTCCGTCGCAACTGGACAGTCTCCCTTTCCTTTCGCGTCGCCAGAGCACGAGCGTATGTTCCAGCCGTCGCAGTTGCTGCCGCCAGCGATTGTCGCGACTCGACGAGTTGTCTGTGAGCGCTCGCTCGAATGCCCTCGACTTCCGCAATCGCGGTCTTGAGAACGCTAAGATCGGCAAGAAGTCGCTCGACCTCGGCCTCCCGTAACCGGCGCTGCTCCACCAAGGCGCGTAGCGACGCGGTCTCGCGTTGTCTACCGATCAAGGTCGTCTCTACCTGCTCCAACTTTTGTCGATCGTCGAGGACCTTGGCGTGGCCTTTGGATAGGCTATCGAGCTCGGTCAAGATCGCTGCTTCTGCCTTCCCAACTGATTCGAGCTCTGCTGTCAGGCGCAGGCGTTCACTTTCTGCTCGAGCACGGAGGTCTCGAAGAAGCGGGAGCCGTTCAGCAAGGCGTGTCGCAGCGTCACCTCGTGCGCGAAGCGCCCGGATCTCCTCTTCCGCCGAGCTCACATGAGAGTGCATGACCGCCACCGCTCCGGCAGTAGTCGACGGCAATTCGGTTCCGAAATGCTCCGCGGCACGCGCTCGGTGAGTGACCAGTGCTTGCCCTTGCAACAGGAAGGCCCTTTGTCGCTCCTCCAGTTCCGTCCGTCGCGTGCGTGCCGCGGCGAGGACCTCGCTATCCCGCCGCACTCGGATCG harbors:
- a CDS encoding AAA family ATPase gives rise to the protein MTAVDAVDLALTSINIKQFRGVPKDLNLDCGQITVFGGSNGLGKTTVFDAIDWALFGDAWRLGQDGDRALFNLWAPGRPQVDLFFGSTRLTRDRNAAVFQDVRYSPADHLVRDSSVFARPSDIPDVVRRCIYLAQEEMRDLIKGPQDRRSSLIAALSGIPFVERFERNVDNTLRDIAIRVRRDSEVLAAARTRRTELEERQRAFLLQGQALVTHRARAAEHFGTELPSTTAGAVAVMHSHVSSAEEEIRALRARGDAATRLAERLPLLRDLRARAESERLRLTAELESVGKAEAAILTELDSLSKGHAKVLDDRQKLEQVETTLIGRQRETASLRALVEQRRLREAEVERLLADLSVLKTAIAEVEGIRASAHRQLVESRQSLAAATATAGTYARALATRKERETVQLRRTHLEVALQDVIARAATARAEALAAQQETLQTAERLRVQRQLGDATARLMAALHDVREALHAGAAHGDPERCPLCGHGHASEEDLRDNVGRTATLPADDIEGNESIAEATRVAEAAAERAANAERQVELIGAESRALTVEIAACDASLASLDSPPVEASADRLAQLTGEIEIGRARVDELERTLADCAERETSSRGRTKQLEERVERTRALLASDARVAVSPISDTDEDTLRAQLSEARSRLERVLAEVAAKQRSLSEARSRAEEFAQRRATLESEIRRTGADLAGVQNDEARALSEAKTLLSNTGGEPVQALHDVVGECSKKIRIRSSWLGAAREILDAIQKAAGVDELPTIESELQNIVHEIESCETDIGRLEMALKSLETIRAHVRTDIENEGQVARRRFQQAIDSILAGLSPYRHLNRIVVDEGGSLGLNDARLDRVVEPHLYSSTGQLNCAALAIFLGLAVTATLDRVGFIMLDEPVQNLDDVNILNFIDVVRRVAKSKQVLMSTADRNLFLLLKKKLSVWARAEGQRVVFHDFREFSRDEGPIVTAEVAGDLKAA